The Bombus pyrosoma isolate SC7728 linkage group LG3, ASM1482585v1, whole genome shotgun sequence genome has a segment encoding these proteins:
- the LOC122577933 gene encoding histone-lysine N-methyltransferase EHMT1 isoform X4 yields the protein MPLDEMPPDEKEIAGEKDEEDVPMKQNAAESTSTDENHKEDENTGKQETLKKDNGIPRIVLTFRTIDENTDHGKKTKISSCSSNLTLVPDELANCDQIGGVSVKIENSDENSDTVEKSDSEEGRTEEPVKQSKNREPEGNIEESKSLKEDTSVITENKNTILNEKTKTDEPDTSTEPVEKEDQANSTVPVTRKRRTGRPRLRALSDQTEEPPGPKRSARRLCKETLKSTVLESAMARKEKSNYTEENLQFKKQRKYNKPGRPKKMIQGKDQNKQLQAKPPDIRQEIESSISDGSITISEVNSTLEYSRNSSTISENIVNETVLDESQNFSSDFDGMPKLSPMIKSSDSQAKLGNSIGNSTNDDISLADIEKPFLKPAAGRPKRERGRPRGSQAARKIAKVDSFEDGSVSVAETGKHNDYPEGNISKFLDTRNYHKRSDFVNLYITLEGIVPAKRTRRSMVPSPSPAEGQAAKPESTAIISETYGQSMLCLCQVRSQLYVTITGSGAPLYCTAIDSIDNRLVGCCNEVDSNDVAMRRPSTRVPFIILCRVHKERLLRHNCCPSCGLFCSQGRFVQCINGHQYHRECEIYPNKKGVCPHCGNETTAYDVMVTMSGLRKPVFIPTRKKFSKLPSAKMSLPGKGDNTKLAERPPSPLIQADIIKIPEPSVNTERPERYTIMSLYTSVKNGDLEKLVNVLACGYNANHTFRDYAHRTGLHIAADKGHLSCVHVLVQAGAQLDVMDRNQLTPLMLAASKGKADVVKYLIRIGADVTLKGEDGMTALHMAAKSGHLEVCRIILTECKAPRTLVDSVDDGGWTSLIWACEFCHTDVARFLLDKKCDPLIRDAEQNIALHWSAFSGSSEITEMLLNEGCDVNAVNVHGDTPLHIAARQDQYAVSVLLLARGAKIGEVNAAGETAVNCCTNDGDTMSALRLNAKVNELSEHMWEKTIKILTNDISRGKETNPIQCVNGYDSEDKPTDFLYVTENCFTSNINVDRTITSLQSCRCEDNCSSEKCLCGNISLRCWYDEEGKLIPEFNYADPPMLFECNPACDCNRITCNNRVVQHGLTQRFQLFRTKGKGWGLRTLRHIPKGSYVCEYVGEIISDSEADHREDDSYLFDLDNRDGETYCIDARRYGNIARFINHSCAPNLLPVRVFVEHQDLHFPRIAFFANRDIEADEELGFDYGEKFWIIKCKSFTCTCGAENCRYSEKTIQVTLDNYRRKIQQEEMLAAQSS from the exons ATGCCACTTGACGAAATGCCACCAgatgagaaagaaattgcTGGAGAAAAGGATGAAGAAGATGTTCCAATGAAACAGAATGCCGCGGAATCAACGTCGACGGATGAAAATCataaagaagatgaaaatacTGGGAAACAGGAAACTCTGAAGAAGGATAACGGAATTCCGCGTATTGTCCTTACATTCAGGACAATTGACGAAAATACCGATCACGGTAAAAAAACCAAGATATCAAGTTGCTCTTCCAATCTTACTTTAGTTCCTGATGAATTAGCAAATTGTGATCAAATTGGTGGTGTTTCtgtcaaaattgaaaattcagaTGAAAATTCTGACACTGTTGAAAAATCAGATTCAGAAGAAGGTAGAACGGAAGAACCGGTCAAACAATCTAAAAACAGAGAACCAGAAGGAAATATAGAGGAATCAAAATCGCTAAAGGAAGATACCAGTgtaataacagaaaataaaaatactattcTTAATGAAAAAACAAAGACTGATGAACCAGATACTTCAACAGAACCTGTGGAAAAAGAGGATCAAGCAAACAGTACAGTCCCAGTTACTAGGAAAAGAAGAACAGGACGACCTAGATTAAGAGCACTTAg TGATCAAACTGAAGAACCTCCAGGTCCTAAACGTTCAGCTCGACGATTATGTAAAGAAACATTGAAGAGTACTGTGTTAGAAAGTGCAATGGCAAGAAAGGAAAAGTCTAATTatacagaagaaaatttacaatttaaaaaacaaaggaaatatAACAAACCAGGCAGACCTAAGAAGATGATACAAGGAAAAGATCAAAATAAACAGTTGCAAGCTAAACCGCCTGACATACGCCAGGAAATAGAGTCTTCTATTTCAGATGGAAGTATCACTATTTCTGAGGTAAACTCAACGTTAGAATATTCTAGAAATTCTTCTACCATatcagaaaatattgtaaatgaaaCAGTGCTGGATGAGTCACAAAATTTTTCATCCGATTTCGATGGTATGCCGAAATTATCTCCTATGATAAAAAGCTCAGACTCACAAGCAAAGTTAGGGAACTCAATTGGCAATTCCACAAATGATGACATATCTTTAGCAGATATTGAAAAGCCATTTTTAAAGCCAGCTGCTGGTAGGCCCAAACGAGAAAGGGGGAGGCCTAGAGGAAGTCAAGCTGCGAGGAAAATAGCTAAAGTAGATTCGTTTGAAG acGGATCTGTATCAGTTGCAGAAACAGGCAAACACAACGATTATCCTGAaggtaatatttcaaaatttcttgatACGCGTAATTATCATAAAAGAAGtgattttgttaatttgtatataactCTAGAAGGCATAGTACCTGCTAAAAGAACAAGGAGAAGTATGGTTCCAAGTCCAAGTCCTGCAGAAGGACAAGCTGCGAAGCCAGAATCAACAGCGATTATAAGTGAA acaTATGGTCAATCAATGTTATGTTTATGTCAAGTAAGGTCTCAACTGTATGTGACAATCACTGGTTCTGGAGCACCATTATATTGTACTGCGATAGATTCGATTGATAATAGATTGGTAGGTTGTTGTAATGAAGTTGATAGCAATGATGTAGCGATGAGAAGGCCGAGTACACGTGTtccttttatcattttatgtcGAGTGCACAAAGAAAGACTTTTAAGACATAATTGTTGTCCTTCTTGTGGGCTGTTTTGTTCACAAGGAAGGTTTGTACAATGCATTAATGGTCATCAATATCATCGCGAATGTGAAATTTATCCAAATAAAAAGGGTGTTTGTCCTCATTGTGGAAATGAAACTACAGCATATGATGTAATGGTGACCATGAGTGGCTTAAGAAAACCTGTATTCATTCCGACCCGAAAGAAGTTCTCAAAACTGCCTTCTGCAAAAATGAGTTTACCAGGGAAAGGTGATAACACAAAGTTGGCAGAGCGTCCTCCTAGTCCTCTAATTCAAGCAGATATTATTAAGATACCTGAGCCATCTGTTAATACCGAGAGGCCAGAACGTTATACTATCATGAGCCTTTACACATCCGTAAAGAATGGagatttggaaaaattagtTAACGTTTTAG CATGTGGATACAATGCAAATCATACATTCCGAGATTATGCTCATCGGACTGGTCTTCACATAGCCGCGGATAAAGGTCACTTGTCTTGTGTACATGTTTTGGTACAAGCTGGCGCTCAATTAGACGTGATGGATAGAAATCAGTTGACACCTTTGATGTTAGCCGCTAGTAAGGGTAAAGCTGATgtggtaaaatatttaataaggaTAGGTGCTGATGTTACATTGAAAGGAGAAGATGGTATGACTGCTTTACACATGGCTGCTAAATCTGGTCATTTAGAAgtttgtagaataattttgaCAGAATGCAAAGCACCAAGAACATTAGtag ATTCAGTGGATGATGGTGGATGGACTAGTTTAATTTGGGCTTGTGAGTTTTGTCATACCGATGTCGCGCGATTCTTGTTGGATAAGAAGTGCGATCCTTTAATTCGAGATGCAGAACAAAATATAGCGTTACATTGGAGTGCTTTTAGCGGAAGTTCAGAAATTACAGAAATGCTACTTAATGAAGGGTGTGACGTGAACGCTGTCAATGTTCATGGGGACACACCTTT ACATATAGCTGCAAGACAAGATCAGTATGCAGTTAGTGTTCTTTTATTAGCTCGTGGTGCTAAAATAGGAGAAGTTAATGCTGCAGGGGAAACTGCAGTAAATTGCTGTACAAATGATGGTGATACTATGTCTGCTTTAAGATTGAATGCCAAAGTCAATGAACTTTCTGAACATATGTGGGAAAAAACAATCAAAATATTAACCAA tgaTATTTCACGTGGTAAAGAAACGAATCCGATACAATGTGTCAATGGATACGATTCCGAAGATAAGCCAACAGATTTTCTCTACGTGACTGAAAATTGCTTTACTAGCAATATAAATGTTGATCGTACGATAACGTCCTTACAATCTTGTCGATGCGAAGATAATTGTAGTTCAGAGAAATGTTTATGTGGGAATATAAGTTTAAGATGTTGGTATGACGAGGAAGGAAAATTGATTCCTGAATTTAATTATGcag aTCCTCCAATGTTGTTTGAGTGCAATCCAGCGTGTGATTGTAATCGCATAACTTGCAATAACCGCGTTGTTCAGCATGGATTAACGCAAAggtttcaattatttcgaacgaaaggTAAAGGATGGGGACTTAGAACGCTACGGCACATTCCGAAAGGTTCctatgtatgtgaatatgtGGGCGAGATTATTTCAGATTCTGAAGCAGATCATCGAGAAGACGATTcttatttattcgatttagATAATAGA GATGGAGAAACATATTGTATCGATGCAAGACGGTATGGAAATATTGCTCGCTTTATAAATCATTCTTGCGCACCCAATCTCTTGCCAGTGCGAGTATTTGTTGAGCATCAGGATTTGCATTTTCCTAGGATAGCATTTTTTGCGAATCGCGACATCGAGGCTGATGAAGAGCTCGg CTTCGATTATGGAGAGAAATTCTGGATAATAAAATGCAAGTCATTCACATGTACCTGTGGAGCCGAAAACTGCCGATATTCCGAGAAGACTATACAAGTTACTTTGGACAACTACCGCAGAAAAATACAGCAAGAAGAAATGCTGGCAGCTCAATCATCGTAA